DNA sequence from the Streptomyces canus genome:
TTCCCGAAGGCGGTGGCGTACGTCGACGACGCGGCCCGCGCGGGCGAGGAGGGCCGGCTGGTGCGGACCTGGCTCGGGCGGACGTGCCCGCCTGCGGTCGGCGCAGGCGACGCGGAGGAGGCGGGCATCCCCCAGGACGACCCGGTCGAGCGACCCGTGGAAGACGGCTGGGGGCCCGGGTACGCCTCCACCAACACCCGCGCCCGCGGCCGGTTCGCCAGGAACTTCGTGGTGCAGGGCAGCGCCGCCGACTGGGCCCTGCTGCTGCTCGCGGCGCTGCGGCAGGCCTGTGCCCGGATGGCGGCCGAGCTGGTCTTCTTCCAGCATGACGAGGTGATCGTGCACTGTCCCGAGGAGGAGACCGAGGCGGTCGTGGCGGCGATCAGGGAGGCGTCGGACCTGGCCGGGCGGCTGACGTTCGGCGAGACACCCGTGCGGTTTCCGTTCACGACGGCGGTGGTGGAGTGCTATGCGGACGCGAAGTGATCACCGTAGGCAGGAGTCGTCGAGCAGCGCGATGAGCTCCTGGAGCACCGTCTTCTCGTCCGTCCCGTCCAGCGCGTCGAGAGCGGCCCGCCACTGCTCGTGGGCCTCCTCCGCTCTGCCCCGTTCACGCAGCAGGAGTCCGTGCTGGTGGCGGGCGAGGGCGCCGGTGTAGCGGTCGGCGCGGGCGTCCGCGCGGCGCAGCAGTTCCGCGCACTCGGCGGCGGCGCGTTCGCCGTGGCCGATCAGGCGCAGGGCACGGACCAGCCCGAGGCGGCTCTGCGACTCGCCGTGCCAGTCGCCGGGGCTGCCGAGGATGCGCAGGCTCTCCTCGAAGTGCGCCATCGCGGCGGCCGGTTCGCCGAGGGTGAGGTGGGCGTAGCCGATGTTGCAGTGTGCCGAGTGCCGGACGACCACGCTGCCGGTCTCCTCGCCGATGGCGAGCGAACGCCGGTGCTGCTCGATGGCGGCGCGCGGGTCGGTGTGCTCGTACAGGTTGCCCAGGTTGCTGTGGGCCACGGCCTCGCCGAAGGGGTCGTTCAACTGCCGTGAGTAGGCGAGGCTCTGCCGCAGTGCCTCGCCCGACTCGGCGTACCGGCCCAGGCCTTCGAGCAGGAGCCCCCGGTTGTTGAGGCAGCGGCGGGTCCAGGAGTCCTCACCGAGCCGCCGCCAGATCGCGAGGGCGTGGTCGTTGAGGGCCAGAGCCTCGCTGTGCCGGCCGGTCAGGAAGTGCAGTCCGGCGAGGTCGCCCAGGGCACACGCCTCGGCCGCCTCGTCACCGAGGCGCCGCGCCACCGTGAGCGCGGCCCGGCCGAGGACCTCCGTCTCGGCCACCCGGCCGCTGCGCTGGAGGAAGGGCGAGAGCAGGCGCAGCAGGGTCGAGACATGGGCGGCGGTGCGCTCGTCGGGGGTGTCCGTGTGCCGTTCGGCCAGGACGATGATGTTCTCCAGCTCCGACTCGCCCCAGGCGAAGGCACTCTCGGAGGACGGGAACGGCGGGATGGCCAGCACATGTGCCGCGTGCTCCGGCGGCTGCGCGGCGGTCGGACGGCGGCGGTCCTCCAGATCGAGGCCGGGTTCGACGATCGCGGTGAGGGCGCGTTCGGCGACGGCCGCGTACCAGCGCAGGGCGGTGCGGGCGATGTCGGGGGCGTGCCCGGTGCCCGCGAGTTCCCGCGCGAAGTCGCGGACCAGGCCGTGCGGGGCGTAGCGGCCGTACGCCGTCTCCTCCAGGAGGGCCACGTCGACGAGGCGGTCGAGCGCGTCCTCGGCACGGGTCTCGTCGGTGCCGTCGGCGCCGAGGAGGCGGGCGACGAGGGGGATGCCGTAGGTGGGGAGGTCGAGGGCGCCGATGCGGCACAGAGCGAGGGCGGCATCGCGGTCGGACCGGCGACCGGAGGCGGCGAGGGCGTCGTGGGCGACGGCCAGGGAGCGGCGGACGGAGAGGTCGTCGTACTCCAGGTGCCGCAACCGGTCCTCGGTGGCGGCCAGTTGGTCGGCGAGGACGTCGGGGGTGAGTGCCTGACGTGCGGCCAGGCGCGCGGCTACGACGCGGAGGGCCAGGGGGAGGCGGCCGGTGAGTTCTATGAGGGGGTGGGTGGCGTCAATGGCGGTGGCGGAAGTGCCGGCATCGACATCGGCATCGGGGGTGACGAGGGTGGTGCGATCGGCGCCGGGGCCGTCCCGGCTGTCCCGGCCCGACACCGCGCGCAGCAACTCCGCGCTCTCCTCGGCCGAGAGCGGGGTGAGCGGGAAGCGGTGGGCGTCGTCGAGGGCGGTCAGGGGCGAACGGCTGGTGACGATCACCGCGCAGCCGGCGCCGGCCGGCAGCAGCGGCCGTACCTGCGCGGCGCTCGCGGCGTCGTCCAGCACCATGAGCGTGCGGGTGGGCGCGAGCAGTGAGCGCAGCAACGCGGCTGCCGCGTCCGGGTGTTCGGGAATACTGCGCGGCTCGGCGCCGAGGTCGCGGAGCAGGGCGGTCAGGGCCTGGGCCGGGGTGAGGGGGGTCATTCCCGGGGTGGCGCCCTGGAGATTGACGTAGAGCTGGCCGTCAGGGAAACGTCCCCGCAGCCCATGGGCGACGTGCAGGGCGAGCGCACTCTTGCCGACGCCTGCCATGCCGCTGATGACACCGACTGCCGGTCCGCCGCCGAGGGTGAGGGCGCCGCGGAGGGCGTCGCGGGCGGTGGTGCGGCCGGTGAAGTGGCCTGGGGGTGGGGGCAGTTGGGCGGGGCGGGGCAGGGGGAGGGGGGTTTCGTCCTCGGGGGCGGGGGCGGGCGCCGACGGATCGACGGCAGGGTGCGACGGATGGGGGGCGGGGCGCGAGGGATGGGGGCCGGGGCGCGAGGGATGGGGGCCGGGCGGGGCATCTTCGCGCGTAGCGCCTGCGGGAAGCGCACCGGGAGGGCGCGACCGGCGCTCCTCGCGTAGCTCGCCGAAGTCAACGGCCCTTCCCGAACGGCCTGCTGCGCCCTCCCCTCCGGTCTGGTCGGCCCCGTCGTCCCGAACAGCACCCGCACCCCGGGTCCCGGCCTGGGCCCTCCCTCCGCCGTCTCCCCCGCGCAGCACCTCCACATGGGCCTCGCGGACCGCCGGGCCCGGCTCCACACCGAGTTCCTCGACCAGGCGGGTCCGCAGGTCGCGGTGGACGGCGAGGGCCTCGGCCTGGCGGCCGGTGCGGTGGAGGGCGAGCATCAGCTGGCGGTGGTAGGACTCGCGCAGCGGGTGCTCGGCGGCGAGCGCGGAGAGTTCGGGGACGAGGGCGCCCGGCCGGGTGTCGGCGAGGGCGAGCTCGGCGTCGTAGTGCCACTCCAGGAGCAGCAGTCGAGCCTCCTCCAGGCGCTGGACCAGGACGTATCCGACGAGTTCGGACGGGACCCCGCTGAGCGGCGCGCCCCGCCACAGCGCGAGCGCCGCCGCGCACGCCTGGACGGTCTCGGTCCAGTTCCCGTCGGCGTGCGCACCGCGGGCCCGGGCTGCGTGGCTCTCGAAGACCTGGACGTCGAGTTCGCCCGGCGCGACGCGCAGCAGATAACCGGGGGCCATCGCCTGCAGCCGCTCGGGGTCGTCGAGCAGCCGCCGCAGCCGGGAGACGTGGTTGTGCAGGGAGGCCTTCGCCGAGGCCGGCGGGGTGCTGCCCCACAGGGCGTCCCTGAGGGCCTCGGCGGAGACGACCCGGCCGGCTTCGAGGAGCAGCGCGGCCAACAGGATCCGCTGCTTGCGGCTGCCGACGACACGCACCCCGGCCCCACCCTGGCCGTCGTACAGAACCGGCGGCCCGAGCAGTCCGAACCGCAGCCCCGACTGCGATCCGCGCCCCATCACGCCGCCCACTTCTGGCGGATTTCCGCCCTCTCCACGGCGGTTTCCCGCCAGCCGTCCGACGCGGGCCGCTGCTGGAATCCGCTACCGCTCCCGGCCCTGCACACAGTCAGTTCCCCATCGCTGCCGTCGACTTCACGCCAACCGGCGAACACCAAAAGTTAGATGCGTTGGCCAATGTTAGCGATTTGTTGGCGCAACCTGATGTGATCACAACATCGGATCTGGCCCGAGGGCGCGCGCGTACGACGCGCAACTCGGGGGAGTGTCGCCGTCGCGGCCGGATCCGTGGGACGCGAGAGGGTTCCGGTCGGCGGAGGTGAACGACCGGGACCCTCGTCCTGTCCTCGGGACCATGAGCCCTCAGATCACGGGCGGGCGTCCCAGCCGGGTGAGGTGCCACACCGTTCGCCACCGCATGGGCCGCCGTTCGCCGGCCGGTTCCCGCAGGCCCTCGACGAACCCGCCGAACCAGGCGCGCAGTCCACTCACCGACCGGGTCCGCAGCAGGGTGAGCGCCGTCCACACGCCGAGGTGCACCGGGATGAGCGGCAGGGGCAGCCGGCGGCGCACCAGCCAGACGCGGTTGCGGGCGTTGACCCGGTAGTAGATGGCGTGCCGGGCCGGTGAGGTCTTCGGGTGCTGCAGCAGCAGTTCGGGCGCGTACAGGATGTGCCAGCCGTGGTCGGCGGCCCGCCAGGCCAGGTCGGTCTCCTCATGGGCGAAGAAGAACTCGGCGGGCCAGTCCCCGGTCTCGGCGAGCATGGCCATGCGGAAGGCGTGCCCGCCGCCCAGGAACCCGGTGACATGGCCGCCGCGCATCGGATCGGAGGCGCCGACGCGGGGCACGTGCCGCTGCTGGGTCTCGCCGCTCTCGTCGGCGATACGGAAGCCGACGATGCCGAGACGCTCGTCGGCCGCGAACAACTCCTGTACGCGGCGCAGCACATCGGCGTCCACGAGCAGGCCGTCGTCGTCGAGTTCCACTACGACGTCCACGTCGCCGAAGTCGCGCAGCCGGGCGAGCGCCACGTTCCGGCCGCCGGGACAGCCGAGGTTCTCCTCGACGTCGAGGGTGGTGACCTCGCCGGGCAGGGAGAGCCGCTCGGCGAACTCGGGCAACCGGCAGCCGTTGCCCACGATCACGACCCGGGCCGGGGCGATGTCCTGCTTGGCCACGGACCGCAGCAGGGCGTCGACCTCGTCGGGCCGGTTCCCCATGGTCACCACGGCGACGGCGATCCTCGGCGCGCCCATGTCCCCACCTCGTCCCCTCGTCCGACGGGCATCAACCGGCGCGATGCTAGCCGTTCACGGTAAGGACGTCTCAGGTATGGGGGCCTCACCCCCGCCGGTTCTCCCTCCGCCGCACGAACTTCAGCCCCGACCAGTCCTCCCCCAGCGCCGCGACCTTCACGTCGACGACACCGAGCGGAAGGAAGACCTCCCGCAGGGCGTTCTCGGTGATGTCACTGACGTGCCCGGCGGCTCTGCGCGGCCAGGCGACCCACAGTGCGGCATCGTCCGCGAGGCCGGCGACCAGTCCGTCCGCCTCGGCCGCGAGCCGCGCGTACTCGCGATGGAAGGTGAGGACGACATCCGCGCCGTGTGAACCGCCGGCGGCGACATCGCAGTCGTCGGGCAGCCCGGGGATGTCCCACCCGTCGGGCGCGCCGTCGAGCCGTACCCGGTGCCCCGCCTTGATGCCGAGCTTCTTGGCGAGCGGCGTGGCGGAGTAGCCGCCCGCCGGCCCGGTTCCTGACATACGGCTCCTCCGCACACTGGTCCAGCCCCGTCCACCCCATGGTGACGGCCGGGGCGGAGGATGTCCGTGCGGACACGGCGTCCCGAACCAGGCGTTCCCGAACCGGCTACCGGACCACCCGCGCGAGCAGCGTGGCGAGATCCGCGAAGAACTGGAGCCAGGGCCGTGCCTGCTCGGCCCGTCGCCCGAACCGTCTGTGCCAGCCGCCGGGCCGGACGTCCTCCCGGCGCTGGATCGACCTGTCCCGTACGCGTCGTAAGGACACGGCACGGCTCGTTCCGATGCGCTTGCGTCGCCTCATGCCGGGACGTTAGCCGGGTCCCGATCGGTGGCGCAGGGCAGCAGACCGCCAAAGCGGGCGGGCGGTTATTGGCGGTAACGCCTAAACAACGGCAGGCGTCATCCCTCTAGTTGGCCACGACCCCGCCTACCCGCTCCGGGGCAGGCCTTCGACGCGGTCCTCCACAAAGGCCGAGTACTGCGTGGACATCTTGTCGACGTAGGTGTCGAGGTTGAACTGACGCTCCACATGCCTGCGCCCCTGCTGTCCCAGCCGGTTGGAGAGCTCCGGGTCGAGGATCAGACTCCGCACCCGCTCACCCAGTTGATCGAGATCCCCCGGCGTCACGACGTACCCCGTCCCGCCGTGGATGACGGCCTCCGGCAGACCACCCGTCGCGGTGACGACGACGGGCCGTCCGGCGGACATCGCCTCCAGCGGTGCCAGCCCGAGCGGCTCGGGGTAGTCGGACGGGTACACGACCACGTGGGACTGTGCGTAGAGCCGTGGCATGAGCTCCTTGGGGGTAGGCACCAGATCCACATGGGAACGCAGGTTCAGATCGTCGATCAGTTTGTTGAGCCGCAGCAGGAACCCCTGTTGTTCCTCGTGCCAGTCCACGACCTCGTGCGGGCTGGTCAGCACGAGGCGGACGGACAGGCCGGTCTGCCGGAGCCGGCCCACCATGCGGACGGCCAGCTCCGCGCCCTTGTCCGGAATGAGACGAGCGGGCAGCAGCACGGTGCTGGAGCCGTTGTCGCGGGCCGGCGGCAGATCGCGGAAGCGGCTGGTGGCGATCCCCAGGTAGGTGCGCCGGGCGCGGATGCCCAGATGCGTACGGCAGGCGAACGCGAGATAGTCCGACACCACGTAGTGGCCGTCCCACGACCGGCAGAACCGAGCCGTCCAGGGATCCTCGGGCCAGATGCTGTGGTACGTGTGCAGCAAGGGCGTGCCGGTACGCTCCCGCAGCCGGCTCAGCGCCAGCGCAGGTACGGGCGAGAAGTGGTGCAGGTTGTGTCCGTGCACGATCTGTATGCCACGGCTGTCCACGGTCCGCGTGAGCCAGTCCAGCAGTTCCGCGGCCTGACGCTGTTCGAGCGGCGTCAACCGCTTACTCCCCCGATCCCGGGCGGTGCGGTGGTACTCCGCCAGCCGCAGCAGGGGGTGGGTGAGGATGTCGACCTGGTCGACCGGCTGTGGGCGGGGCTCGCCGGTGAGCAGGGTCACTCGGTAGCCCCTGCGCGCCAACAGGGCGGCGTAGTCGGCCAGATGTGACTCGACGCCTCCGACCGTAGGCGGAAAGGCCCAGTGCACGAGGGCTATGGAGCACCGCGTTTCTGTTGGCCCACCGCCTATCACGTATCTCCCTCTCGTCGGGGACCGTTCTGCGTCAGGTCGTGCGGAACCCGGATACGTCGATACGCCACTCCTCGTCGTCGACACCCAGCACCTCCGTGCCGCCGTGGATGTCCACGCGCACGTCGACCGAGCGTTCGCCGAGCCTCAATCCCCGAACAGAGTAGGGGGAATTCAGTGCCATGAGTGAGGGCGCGATCGGCCGTAGCGTCAGTCGCCGGCCGGGCACGTCGGCGTCCACCCGAAGCATGGCGGAACAGAGCAGTGCCGCGGACGCCGCCGCCCAGGCCTGAGGCCGGCAGGAGGGGGGATACGGCGCCGGCTGTCCGAACCGGGACGACGGGTAGGCCGCGTACAGCTCGGGCAAGCGGTAGTCGAAGTGTGCGGCCGCGTCGAGCATGCCGCCCAGCAGAGTCGCGGCCTCCTCGACGAAACCCGTGGTGGCGAGCCCGTGCACGGCGATGGCGGAGTCGTGCGCCCAGACCGATCCGCCGTGGTAACTGAACGGATTGAATCCGGCCAGCCGCGCGGAACGGGTGCGGATTCCCCAGGGAGTCCGCAGTTCGTCCGACATGAGCGCCTCAGCCACCCACCGGTGTTCCTTGTCGTCCTGGAGGATGCCGGAGTTCAGCAGGTGCCCCATGTTGGAGGCCGGGCCGGTGACGGGCTGCCCGCTCCCGTCGACGGCGATGGCCGGATAACGTCGGCCGTCCGGACCGTCGACCCAGAAGTACCGGTGGAAGGCCGTGCGCAGCCGCTCCGCCCGTTCCCGCCACCGTTCGGCCTCCTTCTCCTCGCCCGCGAGCACGGTGAGGAGTTCGGCGTATCCCATGGCGGCCTGGTAGGCGTATCCCTGTACCTCGCACAGGGCGATGGGCGGGTCTACGCGCCGTCCCTCCGCGTCACGGATCGCGTCGGGCGAGTCCTTCCACCCCTGGTGGAGCAGCCCGTCCGCCCGGCCTTTGCCGTAGCTGATCAGGTCGTTGCCGCCCATCGCCTGCTCGACCCAGCCCATGGCGGCCCGGGCGTACGGCAGCAACGAGCTGACGTCCTCCTCGGCAAGGCCCCATTTCCATGCCTCGTGCAGGAGCACGACGAACAGCGGCGTCGCGTCCACCGACGCGTAGTAGCGGGCGGGCAGCACCATGCCGTCTCCGTGGCGCGTCTCCGCGGGCCGCAACTCGTGCAGGATCCTGCCGGGAGCCTCGTCCGTGAACGAGTCGTGGCGCGTGCCCTGGCGCCTGGCCAGGGCCCAGAGCGTGCCGCGGGCCAGCCCGGCCCCGAACGGGAGCATCATGCGGGCCGCCCAGATGCTGTCACGGCCGAACAGGCCCAGGAACCAGGGGCAGCCGGCGGCCACGAACTGATCCTCGCGCTCTTCGGCGGAGCTGTTCCGGTCGGCGAGCCGCAACGCCTCCAGATCGGCCAGGGCCCGTTCCAGCAGCGCGGCCATGCGCGCGTGCCCGTCCACCTCGGCCCGCTGCCAGGGGGTGCCCTGCCGGGGCGGCACCGGATAGCCCGCCACGGTCGTGGTCTTGCCGTGCACCAGCAGGTGTACGGACCACTCCTCGTCCGGCCGCAGCAGCAGCTCCCAGCGGAACTCCACCTGCCCGGGCCGGCCCTCGACCGGCGTGATCCGCGGCAGCGGCCCGCCCGCGTCCGGCCGTACGGGCTCGATCCGCAGCACAACCTCGCTGTTGTCGTGCGGGCTGTGCCACCGCACCGTGGGGACGACACCCTCCACCTGCTCGCAGGGAACGTCGTCGACCGGCAGGCCCGCCTTGATCGTGGCGACGTCGGCGAGATCGGTGGCGGCCACCACCGAGACGGTGCACCGGGCCGCCCGGCCGCTGACGTTCTGGAGCAGAACGGCATCGCCCGACTCGCCCCGGTCCGGACGCCGTACGGCGCGCTCCCGCGCGACCAGCAGCCAGGGAGCCGACGTCGGGTCCTCCGAGGACCGGCACACCGCCCTGAACAGCGCTTCCCGGGAACCCTCCGGACGATGGGCGACGGGTTCCGGCTCCTGGCCGTCGACGAGCAGCCTGAGCGTGTGCAGCAGCCTTCGGTCCTGGTCGTAGAAGCCGTCGACCCCGGTTCCCCGCAGCTGTCCGTCCTCGGACGACATCGCGAACGACGGCGCGGACAGGCAGATCACCGTATCGTCCAGAAACGGCTGACGGCCCGTCTGAGGGGAGGCGGAGTCGTTCACTGAAGTACCTTTCCAAAGCGCCGCGAGGCCCACTGCGACCATGCCGGTCCGGCCCGTCGGGCAGTCGTCGCATCCTCGCAAGTGGCGAGGGCGGTCGTCGGAGAACACACCCGCGCAGCCGCTTGATGGGGAGCCACGATAACGGCTGGCCGCCGCCGCAGCCATCATGCGAGGTCGGGCGAGCCACCGGCGGATGAGTTGTGCAACGGGGGCGCCAAAAGCCGTTCTTCGCCCCATAATTGTTGCCTCACATGGGGGAACGGTGTCGGGCGGGGGGATCCCATGCGCCGTAACAGTCGGGGCAAGCGACGTCTGGACCAGGTGCTGGCCGTCACGGGCACGGCCGTGGCCGCGGGCGCCCTCGCCGGGGTCAAGTTCGTCGGCGGATGGGCGCAGTTCCTGGTGATCTGCCTGCTGGCCGCGGGCACCGGTCTCGGCGCCTACTCGGGGAACTCCTTACGGGCACGTGCCGCGGGTACTCCGCCGCAGGTGCTGATCAGCCATCCGCACGGCGACGAACCCTGGGCACACTGGCTGGCCTGGCGGCTCCGGCGGATCGGGTATCTCACCTCCACCCGGCCGTGGGCTCCGGCGGAGCAACTGGTGCCGCCTCCCCCGGAGGTCGCCCCTGATCATGAACTCATCATCGTGTCCCGGGCGTTGGACGACACGCCTCACCCGACCGAGCACACGCGGGTGGCCCGCGCTCGCGGCAAGTCCGTACTCGCCCTGGTGACCACGCACCACGATCCCCCGTTGACGCGATGGGCCGGTTGTGAGCTGCTGACGCTGGCCGGCCGTACCGCCGACGACGCGGCGGCCACCATCGACGCGCGGCTGCACCAGGCCGGCGCGGTCCCCCTGCCGGAGTACACGGCCTCCCACGTGGTCGGCGAGGTCGAACCGCGCTATCCGGCCCTCGGCCCCCTCGTCACCAACTTCGACCGACGGGCGGTGTCGCACTTCGCGGCGCGGCGCGAGGAACTCGCCCTGCTGCGCGCGGTCCTCGGCACGGTGGACGTCTCGGGCGGCGGGCGCACCTGCGCGATCCACGGCCTCAGCGGAATCGGCAAGACGCGGCTGGCCCTGGAGTACGCCCGCCGGTACGAGGATCTGTTCGACGTCATCTGGCGGGTCGAGGCCGCCCATGCCCCGACCGCCCGGGCGAGTCTCCTCGCCCTGGCGCACAAGCTCCAGGACCTGCGCGATCAGCAGACGGGTACGCGGGCACAGCACGAGGACCGCGATCCCGAACAGACGCTCCAGCACCTGCTGTCCAACGAGTTACCCAGGACCAGGGCGCTGTTGATCTACGACGGGGCGGAGGACGACTCCACCATCCGGCAGTTGCTGCCCGACACCGGAAACGGCGGCCAGGTTCTGATCACCTCCGTCAACCCCGTCTGGCAGCGCAGCGCTCCCCACCACCGCATCGCCCTGGAGGCGTTCACCGCGGAGGAGGCCGTGTCCTTTCTCCGCAACGAGAGCGGGGTCGACGACGAGGCCGGACTGGCGAAGATCGTCGACCGGCTGGGACGGCTGCCCCTGGCACTGGAACCCGCGGCGGCCTCCCTGCGCGACGAGCCCGACATAGACGCGTACCTCCAGGCCCTGGACCTGCCCTCGCAGATTGATCCGTCCGCCCGTGCGGAGACGAGCCCGAGCGGTGCCCCGGCCTGGATCCACTCCTTCAACCAGGCCGAGACGAAGGACGCGCTCGCGGGGCTGCTGCTGCGTCTGTGCGCCTTCCTCGCGCCGCAGGGCATACCCAGCTACTTCTTCGAAGCCGACGGACAGCGCACCGACCTCCTGCCGAGACCGCTCGCCGAGGGGGTGGCACAGCCATTGCGCGACCGCCGTATCAAGGACACGGCCAGGAACTCCTCGCTGCTCACGGGGGAGGGCAAGCTCGTGATGCACACCCAGGTGCAGGCCGTGATCCGCGAGGAGATGCCGCCGGAGGAGCAGATCTTCCACGCGGCCGCCGCGGTGTGCCTGGTCAACGGCTGGTTCCCGGAGGATCCGGAGCAGGAGAGCACCTGGCCCCAGTGCGTCGAACTGCTCCCGCACGCCCGGGTGGTGCTCGACCACTGCGGAAGGCTCGGGGTCGTCGACGAGAACACCTCGACCCTGCTGCAGAGCATGGGCGAGTACTTCCGTGTGCAGGGCGACCGCACCGAGGCGGAGCGGCTCCTGATGGACGCCCTGCGCCAGCGGGAGAATCTCTGGGGCCGCCAGAACTCGCTCGTCGCCAACACCCTGGTGTCCCTCAGCCGGCTCAAGGTGCTGAGTGCCGAGCTGCCCGAGGCGCGCAGTTTCGCCGAGGACGCGCTCAAGATACGGCTGCGTCTCGACGGTGACCGCGACCCACGCACGCTGGAGAGCCGCATGCAACTGGGGCGGGTCCTTCGCGAGCTCGGTGACTTCGACGGGGCGTCCGAGGCCGCGGCCCAGACCCTGCTGCGTCTGCGGAGACTCTCCGAGACCGACCCGGTGAAGATCGCCGACGGCCTGTGCGACCTCGGCCTCGTCCGCTGGCGGCAGGGGCGGCTCGGTGAAGCGCTGGACCTGCACCGGGAGGCGCTGCACCTGCTGGAGCGGGCGCCGGGAGACGGCGAGCCCGCGCGACGCAACCGTACGGCGTTCGTCCACCAGGCTCTGGGGCTGGCCCTGTTGGACTCCCATGACCTGGAGGGAGCCGAGGAGCATCTGCGGAGCGCGCTGGACGTCCTGGAGTGTGCCGGCTACGCGGTGGGCCATCCGGTCGTTCTCTCCTCGTCCGTTCATCTGGGCGAGACGCTCAGGCAGCGGGCGGCGAGGTACCGGGGGCGGGACGACCGGCGCTCCCCCGCGCGCGAGCGTTCCTCACCGGGGGAACGGGAAGCCGAGCGTCTCCTCGCCGAGGCGAAACGGATCTTCGACCAAGTGCTGTCCGCGCCCCACATGGACGGGGACCGGGACCACCCCGACCGGGCCTGCGCCCTGGTCCGCTACTCGCATCTCCTCCACGACCAGGGCAACAGCGAGGCGGCGTTGACGGAGGTCAAGAACGCCATCCGGATCTACACCGAGAAGTACGGCTCCCAGCACCCCTATGTGGCCGAGGCCCGCCACCGCCGGGCCCTGATCCGCAAGGGGAGCGGTGGCCAGCCGCTCCGCTGGCGCGAGGACCTGACCACGGCACGGGACATCTACCTGCGGGTGCATCCCACGGACCACCCGCTCATCCAGCAGATCGAGGAGGAGCTGCGGGACGCTCCCGCCCCGTCCCCGGGCGACATCGCGGACGACCGTCATCCCTGAGCGCCCGGGCGACGAGACGACTCTCGGAGGCCGGGCTCGGATGACACGCTCACCGCGAGGTCGTACGTCCCCGCGCCCGTGTCGA
Encoded proteins:
- a CDS encoding DUF3052 domain-containing protein: MSGTGPAGGYSATPLAKKLGIKAGHRVRLDGAPDGWDIPGLPDDCDVAAGGSHGADVVLTFHREYARLAAEADGLVAGLADDAALWVAWPRRAAGHVSDITENALREVFLPLGVVDVKVAALGEDWSGLKFVRRRENRRG
- a CDS encoding glycosyltransferase family 2 protein, coding for MGAPRIAVAVVTMGNRPDEVDALLRSVAKQDIAPARVVIVGNGCRLPEFAERLSLPGEVTTLDVEENLGCPGGRNVALARLRDFGDVDVVVELDDDGLLVDADVLRRVQELFAADERLGIVGFRIADESGETQQRHVPRVGASDPMRGGHVTGFLGGGHAFRMAMLAETGDWPAEFFFAHEETDLAWRAADHGWHILYAPELLLQHPKTSPARHAIYYRVNARNRVWLVRRRLPLPLIPVHLGVWTALTLLRTRSVSGLRAWFGGFVEGLREPAGERRPMRWRTVWHLTRLGRPPVI
- a CDS encoding glycogen debranching N-terminal domain-containing protein: MNDSASPQTGRQPFLDDTVICLSAPSFAMSSEDGQLRGTGVDGFYDQDRRLLHTLRLLVDGQEPEPVAHRPEGSREALFRAVCRSSEDPTSAPWLLVARERAVRRPDRGESGDAVLLQNVSGRAARCTVSVVAATDLADVATIKAGLPVDDVPCEQVEGVVPTVRWHSPHDNSEVVLRIEPVRPDAGGPLPRITPVEGRPGQVEFRWELLLRPDEEWSVHLLVHGKTTTVAGYPVPPRQGTPWQRAEVDGHARMAALLERALADLEALRLADRNSSAEEREDQFVAAGCPWFLGLFGRDSIWAARMMLPFGAGLARGTLWALARRQGTRHDSFTDEAPGRILHELRPAETRHGDGMVLPARYYASVDATPLFVVLLHEAWKWGLAEEDVSSLLPYARAAMGWVEQAMGGNDLISYGKGRADGLLHQGWKDSPDAIRDAEGRRVDPPIALCEVQGYAYQAAMGYAELLTVLAGEEKEAERWRERAERLRTAFHRYFWVDGPDGRRYPAIAVDGSGQPVTGPASNMGHLLNSGILQDDKEHRWVAEALMSDELRTPWGIRTRSARLAGFNPFSYHGGSVWAHDSAIAVHGLATTGFVEEAATLLGGMLDAAAHFDYRLPELYAAYPSSRFGQPAPYPPSCRPQAWAAASAALLCSAMLRVDADVPGRRLTLRPIAPSLMALNSPYSVRGLRLGERSVDVRVDIHGGTEVLGVDDEEWRIDVSGFRTT
- a CDS encoding AfsR/SARP family transcriptional regulator, with product MGRGSQSGLRFGLLGPPVLYDGQGGAGVRVVGSRKQRILLAALLLEAGRVVSAEALRDALWGSTPPASAKASLHNHVSRLRRLLDDPERLQAMAPGYLLRVAPGELDVQVFESHAARARGAHADGNWTETVQACAAALALWRGAPLSGVPSELVGYVLVQRLEEARLLLLEWHYDAELALADTRPGALVPELSALAAEHPLRESYHRQLMLALHRTGRQAEALAVHRDLRTRLVEELGVEPGPAVREAHVEVLRGGDGGGRAQAGTRGAGAVRDDGADQTGGEGAAGRSGRAVDFGELREERRSRPPGALPAGATREDAPPGPHPSRPGPHPSRPAPHPSHPAVDPSAPAPAPEDETPLPLPRPAQLPPPPGHFTGRTTARDALRGALTLGGGPAVGVISGMAGVGKSALALHVAHGLRGRFPDGQLYVNLQGATPGMTPLTPAQALTALLRDLGAEPRSIPEHPDAAAALLRSLLAPTRTLMVLDDAASAAQVRPLLPAGAGCAVIVTSRSPLTALDDAHRFPLTPLSAEESAELLRAVSGRDSRDGPGADRTTLVTPDADVDAGTSATAIDATHPLIELTGRLPLALRVVAARLAARQALTPDVLADQLAATEDRLRHLEYDDLSVRRSLAVAHDALAASGRRSDRDAALALCRIGALDLPTYGIPLVARLLGADGTDETRAEDALDRLVDVALLEETAYGRYAPHGLVRDFARELAGTGHAPDIARTALRWYAAVAERALTAIVEPGLDLEDRRRPTAAQPPEHAAHVLAIPPFPSSESAFAWGESELENIIVLAERHTDTPDERTAAHVSTLLRLLSPFLQRSGRVAETEVLGRAALTVARRLGDEAAEACALGDLAGLHFLTGRHSEALALNDHALAIWRRLGEDSWTRRCLNNRGLLLEGLGRYAESGEALRQSLAYSRQLNDPFGEAVAHSNLGNLYEHTDPRAAIEQHRRSLAIGEETGSVVVRHSAHCNIGYAHLTLGEPAAAMAHFEESLRILGSPGDWHGESQSRLGLVRALRLIGHGERAAAECAELLRRADARADRYTGALARHQHGLLLRERGRAEEAHEQWRAALDALDGTDEKTVLQELIALLDDSCLR
- a CDS encoding glycosyltransferase family 4 protein, which gives rise to MHWAFPPTVGGVESHLADYAALLARRGYRVTLLTGEPRPQPVDQVDILTHPLLRLAEYHRTARDRGSKRLTPLEQRQAAELLDWLTRTVDSRGIQIVHGHNLHHFSPVPALALSRLRERTGTPLLHTYHSIWPEDPWTARFCRSWDGHYVVSDYLAFACRTHLGIRARRTYLGIATSRFRDLPPARDNGSSTVLLPARLIPDKGAELAVRMVGRLRQTGLSVRLVLTSPHEVVDWHEEQQGFLLRLNKLIDDLNLRSHVDLVPTPKELMPRLYAQSHVVVYPSDYPEPLGLAPLEAMSAGRPVVVTATGGLPEAVIHGGTGYVVTPGDLDQLGERVRSLILDPELSNRLGQQGRRHVERQFNLDTYVDKMSTQYSAFVEDRVEGLPRSG